The Leptospira sp. WS60.C2 genome includes the window AAAACCATGGGACGGTACCGTTCTACCGTGTTTGGTAAATTGATGATATTGGCACCCGCCTCAATGGCGGTCATAAATGCTTGTTTTGTAAAATGAAAGTTTTCAATGGCATCACCAAAATGTTCACCTGAAAATTGGATTTCGACACCAGGGCCTGTAATGGACTTCGCAAACGAAATTGCCGATCTAATTTTTTGAAGTACTTCTTTCTCTGAAATTTTTAAGACATGTTTGATAGAAAAGTCACTCACAGGATAAACGATATGCATTCTTGGTTTGTCTGCCTTTTGAATGGCTTCCCAAGTCACCGCAATTTCTCTTTCATTGGCTCTGGACAAAGCGGCAATGGGCTTTCCTTTTGGAGCACGACTTGCTAACACCTGACAGGTGCGAAATTCGGCTTCATTGGAAGAGGGAAAGCCTACTTCTATGCCATCGACGTTTAAATCGACTAACAAATCGAAGACTTCAATTTTTTCCTTAATGGTCCATGGACGTCTTAAGGCTTGGTTTCCGTCACGTAAAGTAACGTCTTGGATGTGAATAATTTTTGGTTTCATGGTTCCTCCCTATCATCCGCACGAAAAACCACTTCCGACCGGGGGACCAAACATAAAAAAAGCCCACATCCCGGTTGGGAGTGGGCTTTGTCACATAGCTCTCTCTCCCTCGAATTATAAAATCTCGAGGAGGAGAAGGAGCTGAATGTGTGCGAATGATTTCATGTTACTGTTTAGACGAACTTACATCGCATTTTACGTCAATTTTTTTTTGAAAAGATGGCTAAGTCCAACGAAGAAAAGTAGAGTCAGGGCTCCTATGGGAACAAGTAAGGTGAACGAAAGTTTGAAACCAATCCCAACAAACATCGTAAAAACTATACTTACGATAAAAAATAGGGAAAACAAAAGTCCAGAAATGGGTAGATCCCTTTTTCCCTTTGCTAAAAAGAAAACAGCGATCGAAGGACCCAGTGTGTAGGAAAAGATCGTAAGCCCCATTTCTAGAATCCCTTTTTCCCAGGTCTCAACCAAGAAGTAAGGAATGAGGCTTGCAAAGAAGAGTAGCACTCCAAAGAACAAAGATAAGATCCTTGGGCTAAACCATCTGTCCATTTCCCAATCTCTTGCCCATGTGAGAGAGAGCGAGTTGATGGTGGAACTTAAGGTCGACATAGCACTGGCAAGGATGGCTGCCACCAAGATTCCAAGTAAAGGCGAGGGCACTTCGTTTACAATGAAATGACTGAATACCTTGTCTGGGGTTATGGATTGTCCTTCGTAGAACACATACAAGAGAGATCCTATGCATAAAAAGAGTAAGAATTGAAAGAAAACAACAATCCCACTACCGATCAAAATCTTTTTCGCAGAGATTAAGCTTTTAGTGGCAATCACTCTTTGGACAAGCATCAAATCAGTTCCATGAGATCCTATCGAAATAAACACTCCACCAAGAATCGCAAACAAAATGAAATAACTGTTATCACCCGTTTGGTTGTAATCGAGGACAAAAACTTTCCATTTTCCTAACGATTCTAAGTGTTGGATATGGTTGGAAAGAGTTTCATACCCGAGTTGTGATAGGATGAGTCCGAGAGCAAAGATCCCTCCCACAATGTAGATGACCCATTGTAATACATCCGTAAAGACAATCGCTCGAAATCCACCTAATACTGAATAGATTATCGTGACAAGGCTCAGGATAGAAAGCGCAAGGATACCTAAAAGTTCTGGAGATATCGCAAATCCCATTCGTTCCAAAAGAAAAGCGATTGGAAGAGAGCTGACATACAAACGAATTCCATCACCGAGTAATCTCGATATGGTAAAAACAAAGGATAAAGTTTTTTGTGGAGATTTTCCAAATCGATTTCCCACATACTCATAAACAGAAATGGTATTCCCTGAAAAATAAGAAGGCAAAAGGAATAGGGCAACGATGGTCCTTCCGACAATATATCCAATGGCAATTTCTAAAAATCGATAATCACCCTTATAGGATAAGGAAGGGATGCTTAGAAATGTTAAACTCGATGTTTCTGTGGCAACGAGAGACAATAAAAGAAAGATCCAGTGTATTTCTTTTTTTGCTAAGTAAAAATCTTCTTCTTTTTGTGTATTTTTCGCAAAGTGAAAGCCAAAATAAAAAACGACAATAAAATAAAACACCAAGACCAATAAATCCCAAATCATAAAAATCCTTAACCTACACTTTAAACTGTTAAACTCAAATTGGGATATTTCAAAAGAAGTCGAAGTAAATCGGATCTAGTGATGATTCCAACTGGTAAATTATCGTCATTCACGATGGGCAAACAACCAATTCTTTCCTCTAGCAAAACTTTGGTGACCTGCCTAATCTCGGCTCCGGGAGTTCCCACTAACACTCGCTTGGTCATCGCATCGGAGACTGGCATTTCTTTTTCATACGATTTGATTTTATCTAATAAATCTCTGTCCGACACAAATCCCACAAGTTCTCCCAATCGATTGGTAATCGGTAGGTGGCGGATTCTTTTTTCCAACATAAAATCGAGACAAGCTTCAATGGTTTCATCCTTCTCCTTTGTGTAAACGGGAGTGGTCATCATTTCATGTAGGAAAAAAACCGGCTTTTCTGCTGGTTCAGAGGATTCTTTGTAAACATCCTCTGGTTTTCGATGCAAAAAAGAACCAGTGGGCGTGGTGCCAGGCTCTCCTTCTCCAATTTGGGTCGGGGAACCTTGTCTTGTGGGATACACCCTAGGGACTTTATCGAGTTGCGTTTGGGGAGGGTTGGGGGAAATCCGCCCGTCATGGATCCAAAAGAACATAATTATGCCCTACCTTTCTGAAAAGTTTGTCAAAAATAAGAAAAAACTTGCAAAAAACGAACAGTGATTTTTTATCCATCCTACATTTCCTGTAAAAAGAACCAAACGAAAAGGCAAAGATCATGAACCAGAACTACCAAATCCTCTACCAAGCATTGGAGAACGTCGCTAAAAATTTCCCAAACAAAGTTTCGTTTCGGAAACGGAAGTCGGCTACAGAGTTTCCTGGGATCAGTTTTGGAGAAATGAAGGAGTTTGTCGACCACTTGACTCTGGGATTCATCGATCTCGGAGTGGAAGTCGGTGACAGAATTGGTTTTTTTTGCGACGCTTCTGTGAATTGGCTTCGGACGGATCTTTCCATCTTGACGGCAGGTGCAGTTGTTGTACCGAGAGGCACTGACATTGTCCGAGAAGAAATTTTATACATCTTAAACCATTCGGAAGCGAAGTATCTTGTCGTTCAAAAACCAAAAGATAAAAAAAGAATTGATGATCTGTTAGGTGAACTTAGCTTTCTAAAACACATTTTTGTTTTGGAAAACGAACAAGGTGAACTTTTAACGGGACCAAATTCCATTCTTTCTTTGGTAGAAAAAGGAAAGGAACTTTGGAAATCCAATGGTAAACAGATCTTTGAAACGAGAATCAAACAAATTGATCCAGATGCACTTGCAACTCTCATTTATACATCTGGAACCACTGGGAATCCGAAAGGAGTAATGTTATCTCAGAAAGGTTGGATCACAGCGATTCAAAATACAATTGCACGATTGGATATGAATTCAAATGACAATGCCGTGAGTTTACTTCCTCCTTGGCATGCCTTTGAAAGAGCCATTGAGTATGCAGGAATCTTCCTTGGTCTCGACTTTTTAATTTCGAATATGACTAGTCTGAAAGATGACCTTCGTGACTTTCGACCTACGATATTCCCTTCTGTTCCAAGGATTTGGGAATCTGTATTCAACGGGATCATGGCAAAGGTGGCAAAAGAAGGTGGATTCAAAGAAAAATTATTTCATTTCTTTTTAGGTGTTGGTGCGACTTGGGCAAAATACTATGCGAAGTTTATGGGGTTTGAATTTGAAATCCAAAAACCAAACTTTTTGGTTTCGTTTGCCAAACGTTCTTATGCATTTCTAATTTTAATACTTCTCTTTCCTTTAAAATTATTAAGTGTTAAAATCTTTTCAACCATCCATAAGGCGTTAGGTGGAAGAATTCGAATTTGTATTTCTGCTGGTTCCGCATTGCCGAGTGTGGTTGATGGATTTTTATCTGCGATTGGACTAAAAGTATTAGAAGGATACGGAATGACTGAAACATCAGCTGTTGTATCCATTCGTTCCAATTCCAAACCAACCAAAGGAACCGTTGGGATTCCCATCGATGGTTATTCCATTCGCTTAAAAGACGAAACTGGAAAAATTCTCACAAAAACAGGTGAGAAAGGAACACTTTGGATAAAATCCAAACAAATTTTGAAGGGTTACTACAAAAGACCAGAGCTCAACCAAGTTGTTTTTGATGCAGATGGATTTTTTGATACGGGCGATTTGATGATGATTTCTCACAGAAATGAACTGGTGTTTGCCGGTCGCTCTAAAGATACCATTGCACTCATCGGTGGTGAAAACGTAGAACCTATCCCAATTGAGGACAAACTGTTAACATCGCCATACATTGACCAAGTAATGGTTGTTGGACATGACAAAAAAACATTAGCGGCGCTGATTGTTCCCAATTTTGAAGCTGTGGAAGCGAAAATTCCAGGGATATCCAAAGATAAGGCTTCCGAATGGAATACCGATGCAAAGGTGAGGGAGCTGTTTCGTTCTGAAATTTCCAAAATCATCTCCAAAGAAAATGGTTTTAAATCCTTCGAAATGATTCCAGCTAACAATTTCTATGTGGTGCCAAGACCATTTGATCCAGATGTAGAAATGACAAGAACTCTTAAAATGAAAAGAAACATCATCTCTGATGTTTTCTCAAAACAAATTGAAGGAATTTACCAATGATTAATCCTAAACTAAACCCTTATCTCACTGATGAAGAAAGAAGTTTTTACAACACTGTTTTCCAGTTTTCAGAAGAAAAGGTCTATCCTTCTTCTGAAGAAAGAGACGAAAAAGAAATTTGGTCTGACGAACTTTGGAAAGAGTTCTCTAAGGCTGGTTTAACTGGTCTTACCATTCCACCGGAGTATGGTGGAGAAGGTGCTAGTTGTCTACTTTGTTCTATCGCAACAGATGCGTTTGCTTCCGGGTCTTTGGATGGAGGCATTGGATTGTCATGGGTTGCCCATTTGGTGATTGGAACCATGCCAATCGTTTTTCAAGGAACAGAAGAACAAAAAAAGAAATACCTCACGAAACTTGCAACTGGCGAATGGATGGCAGGTTTTGCTCTCACAGAACCTGCGTCTGGTTCTGATGCAGCATCCCTCCTCACGAAAGCGGAAGAGGTGGATGGTGGTTGGAAACTCAATGGTTCCAAAACATTCATCACAAATGGTCCTGTTGGACAAGTGTTTGTTGTGATGGCAAGGACCTCCGAAAAAGGAAGAGGGCCTATGGGAATCAGTGCCTTCCTTGTGGAAAGTCATACGCCTGGTTTTAAGGTCAGTAAAGTTCTAAAAAAACTCGGTCATCATACTTCTATGACAGCAGAATTGGTATTTGAAGATATGATCATTCCCAAGGAAAACCTTCTTGGACCATTAAACACTGGTTTTATGAGGATTGGGAAAGAAACGTTAGAATGGGAACGAACTGTGTTTGTGGCGGGGCTTGCGGGAGCAATGGAGTTTTGTTTTCGCAAAGGATTACGATATGCCAACGATCGCGTACAATTTGGTAAATCAATTTCAAGTTTTTATGGAATGAGAGATATCCTTGTCCGAAATTGGGTCTATATCCAAGCGGCTAGAAGATTGATTTATTGGGTCGCAGAACGAAAAGACCGTGGCATTCCTTCCCCATTAGAAAGTAGTTTGGGAAAATTGATATCA containing:
- a CDS encoding sodium:solute symporter, which encodes MIWDLLVLVFYFIVVFYFGFHFAKNTQKEEDFYLAKKEIHWIFLLLSLVATETSSLTFLSIPSLSYKGDYRFLEIAIGYIVGRTIVALFLLPSYFSGNTISVYEYVGNRFGKSPQKTLSFVFTISRLLGDGIRLYVSSLPIAFLLERMGFAISPELLGILALSILSLVTIIYSVLGGFRAIVFTDVLQWVIYIVGGIFALGLILSQLGYETLSNHIQHLESLGKWKVFVLDYNQTGDNSYFILFAILGGVFISIGSHGTDLMLVQRVIATKSLISAKKILIGSGIVVFFQFLLFLCIGSLLYVFYEGQSITPDKVFSHFIVNEVPSPLLGILVAAILASAMSTLSSTINSLSLTWARDWEMDRWFSPRILSLFFGVLLFFASLIPYFLVETWEKGILEMGLTIFSYTLGPSIAVFFLAKGKRDLPISGLLFSLFFIVSIVFTMFVGIGFKLSFTLLVPIGALTLLFFVGLSHLFKKKLT
- a CDS encoding HPP family protein, translated to MFFWIHDGRISPNPPQTQLDKVPRVYPTRQGSPTQIGEGEPGTTPTGSFLHRKPEDVYKESSEPAEKPVFFLHEMMTTPVYTKEKDETIEACLDFMLEKRIRHLPITNRLGELVGFVSDRDLLDKIKSYEKEMPVSDAMTKRVLVGTPGAEIRQVTKVLLEERIGCLPIVNDDNLPVGIITRSDLLRLLLKYPNLSLTV
- a CDS encoding long-chain fatty acid--CoA ligase, with product MNQNYQILYQALENVAKNFPNKVSFRKRKSATEFPGISFGEMKEFVDHLTLGFIDLGVEVGDRIGFFCDASVNWLRTDLSILTAGAVVVPRGTDIVREEILYILNHSEAKYLVVQKPKDKKRIDDLLGELSFLKHIFVLENEQGELLTGPNSILSLVEKGKELWKSNGKQIFETRIKQIDPDALATLIYTSGTTGNPKGVMLSQKGWITAIQNTIARLDMNSNDNAVSLLPPWHAFERAIEYAGIFLGLDFLISNMTSLKDDLRDFRPTIFPSVPRIWESVFNGIMAKVAKEGGFKEKLFHFFLGVGATWAKYYAKFMGFEFEIQKPNFLVSFAKRSYAFLILILLFPLKLLSVKIFSTIHKALGGRIRICISAGSALPSVVDGFLSAIGLKVLEGYGMTETSAVVSIRSNSKPTKGTVGIPIDGYSIRLKDETGKILTKTGEKGTLWIKSKQILKGYYKRPELNQVVFDADGFFDTGDLMMISHRNELVFAGRSKDTIALIGGENVEPIPIEDKLLTSPYIDQVMVVGHDKKTLAALIVPNFEAVEAKIPGISKDKASEWNTDAKVRELFRSEISKIISKENGFKSFEMIPANNFYVVPRPFDPDVEMTRTLKMKRNIISDVFSKQIEGIYQ
- a CDS encoding acyl-CoA dehydrogenase family protein, with translation MINPKLNPYLTDEERSFYNTVFQFSEEKVYPSSEERDEKEIWSDELWKEFSKAGLTGLTIPPEYGGEGASCLLCSIATDAFASGSLDGGIGLSWVAHLVIGTMPIVFQGTEEQKKKYLTKLATGEWMAGFALTEPASGSDAASLLTKAEEVDGGWKLNGSKTFITNGPVGQVFVVMARTSEKGRGPMGISAFLVESHTPGFKVSKVLKKLGHHTSMTAELVFEDMIIPKENLLGPLNTGFMRIGKETLEWERTVFVAGLAGAMEFCFRKGLRYANDRVQFGKSISSFYGMRDILVRNWVYIQAARRLIYWVAERKDRGIPSPLESSLGKLISSELAEDVAKDTVQLFGGYGYMKEYAVERFYRDVKLGTIGGGTSEIQRSIISSLYPGKEKFQKEFSRIENPSNATDSIQNLLFEIILKMDGEPNRKKQQSIEFAFADVLSVFVILFLSEIDTKKTTDSYSKEEKMIDRKLLSYYLVGKYLMSLSRLNQYVSKELSELWPLFTELGTSIEETVHSRFLTLQELA